In Crinalium epipsammum PCC 9333, the genomic window TCGTGAAACTTTAAATCTAGGAAAATGCGCTTTTCTCGCTGTTTGAGGATATGCAGAATCTCTGCACCACTGCTAACAAATAGTTCTAAGCCAACTTTCCAAAAAGTTACTTGGGGAAGTTGATCTAGTTTTGCGATCGCTTCTTCCTGAGTTGGGACATCTAACGGGACAATAATCCGATCTGTTTTACTGGTCATTTTAGGGGGAGGGGAGAGGAGGGAGGAGAGAGGGGGAAAGGTCATTGTTAATTGATAATTGTTAATTGTTAATTGTTAATTGATTAGCCGTACAAACTTATTCTTGCCAACCTGTAAAACCTTGCCATTAAGTTCATCGGGTGCATCAAATGCCAGATTAACGTCAGAAATGCGATCGCCATCAAGTCGCACACCTCCCCCCTGAATCTGTCGTCGTGCCTCTGAAGTACTTGGGCAAAGACTACTAGCACCCAGAATATAAAATAATTTTGAGGGAAATTGTACCGACTTCAAAGAAAATTCTGGGACAGCAGCATCCGTTAAGTTAACTTTCCCACCACTTTTTGCTAGAGACTCTGCTGCTGCTTGAGCTTCTTTAGACGCTTCTTGACCATGATACTGAGTAGCAACTTCTAACGCTAGAAGCTTCTGGCGTTGCACCGGATCTGCTGGTAACTGATCCAACTGTAAATCAGTCAACAGTTCAAAATATTGCTCTAACAAATTATCTGGAGTCTTCCGCAACTTAGAATACATCGTTGCCGCAGGTTCCGATAAACCCACATAATTATTCAAAGACTTAGACATCTTTTGGACACCATCAGTGCCAATCAAAATAGGCATTAATAAACCAAACTGTGGTGTTTGACCAAAATGCCTTTGTAAATCTCTACCTACAGCTAGATTAAACTTTTGATCTGTACCTCCTAACTCCACATCAGCCTCTACAGCTACCGAATCATAACCCTGCATTAACGGGTAAAGAAATTCATGGAGATAAATCGGATTTTCCTGTTCATAGCGTAGGGCAAATCCTTCCTTCGCCAGCATTTGCCCCACAGTCATTGTAGATAACAACTCTAAAATCTTGCCCAAATCTAACTTAGAAAGCCACTCTGAGTTGTAACGAACTTCTAAGCGTCCTGGGGTATCAAAATCTAAAATTGGACGCACCTGTTCCAAATAAGTTTTAGCATTTTGAGCTACGTCCTCTGGTGTCAACTGACGGCGTACCTCCGATTTTCCCGTAGGATCACCAATTCGAGCAGTAAAATCACCAATAATTAACACAGCAGTATGCCCAGCATCTTGAAACGCGCGTAGCTTGCGAACTGGGATACTATGACCAAGGTGAATATCTGCCCCAGTTGGGTCAATTCCTAATTTAATTCTCAAAGGTCGATTCGTTTGTGCTAACCTTTGAGCCAGATTCTCACTCACATCGTTAGAATCAGGCTGGTTTGGAAAAATTTCACTAATTCCCCTGAATAGCCAAGAGAGGCTTTGTAGTATGTTTACGGATTCACTATCAGTCATATTGAAGTCAAAATTCAATTAGTTTACTTACAACTTACAGGCACAAATTTGAGCAATTATGCCAATTAAAGAGCTAAAGGCTAATATATTAGCAAAAAAGCCGAAAAACTCCATTTTATCTGCACAAACCATATCCCCAGAAGCATGAACAATATAGCAAGATATATTTATACTGCATAAGCGTAGCAATGCCTCTGCCATTAGCTACCTTTAAGTAAATCTAGAGTGTAAAGTAACGTTATACACTTAATCAAAAAATCAAAATAAAATTGGTGTACGATCGCTGCTTATACCACAAATATCTGTAATCCTTATAAACAGTTTTAACCCGTGTCACCTAATCTCCTGATCAGCATTTTAGTGAGGAAGTGAAATCGCCGTGTCATCGTCTAGCGTATATCAAGACAAACAACCAAGAAAGCCAGCACCGAGACCTAAATTTCTCCAAGGAGTCGGTAAGGTAACGGGTGGAACCGTCCTTGGGCTTACCATGCTCGCCAGTTCCGTAATTGCTGGAGGATTAGTTGGTTTAGCGATTAGCTTCCGTAACCTCCCGGATGTCCGTGTTCTCCGCACCTACGCACCGAGCGAAACTTCTTACATCTACGATATTAAAGGCAAAATACTCGCTAATATTCACGGTGAAGCCAATCGTGAAGTTGTACCCCTAGAAAAAATTTCCCCAAATCTCAAGCGGGCAGTTTTGGCAATTGAAGATAGTCATTTTTATTACCATCATGGGATTAACCCTAGCAGCGTTGGTCGCGCCCTCAGAGCCAACTTAGATAAAGGTAATGTCGTAGAAGGTGGTTCTACGATTACCATGCAGCTAATCAAAAACTTGTTTCTCTCCCAAAGACGAGAAATTAGCCGCAAAGTAGCAGAGGCTGTATTGGCGATTAGATTAGAACAAATCTTTCCCAAAAATCAAATTCTCGAAATGTACCTCAATCAAGTTTATTGGGGTCACAACAATTATGGTGTACAAACTGCTGCTCAAAGCTACTTTGGTAAACCTGCATCTCAGCTAAACTTAGCAGAAAGCGCAATGATGGCAGGTTTAATTCAAGCTCCTGAAGAGTACAGTCCTTTTGGCAACTTCACCAAGGCAAAACAGCGCCAAGCTTTAGTTTTATCTCGGATGCAAGAATTGGGATGGATTACACCCGCAGAAGAAAGCGCCGCCAAAGAGCAAAAACTTAAGTTGGGCAAAATTAAATCTTGGCAGTCAAGTAAGGTTCCCTACATTACAGAAGCTGTCCTGCAAGAATTAAATGAACGTTTTGGGCGAGATACAGTAATGAAAGGTGGAATGCGAGTGCAAACCACTATTGATTACAAATTCCAAAGCATGGCTGAAAAAACAGTCAGCCGCGCCCATCGTCGGTTGCTTTCTCAAGGTCTTTATAACAACCAAATTGCCTTAGTAGCTGTTGACCCTCGCACGCATTTTGTGAAAGCGATGGTTGGTGGTGTTGATTACGAAAAAAGTAAGTTTAACCGCGCTACTCAATCTCAACGTCAACCTGGATCATCTTTTAAACCGTTTGTTTACTACGCTGCTTTTGCGAGTGGCAGATTTACACCGTACTCTACTGTCGTCGATGCGCCTGTCAGCTATCGGGATGGTAGTAATACTTTATACACTCCCAAAAACTACGGTGGTGGCTACTCTGGCCCAATGAGTATTCGCCAAGCGTTGATGGTATCAGCTAACATTCCTGCTGTAAAACTAGGGCGTTCTGTTGGGTTAGATAAAGTAATTCAAATTTGCCGCACTTTGGGGATTAAAAGTCCAATTGAACCAGTAGTTTCTTTACCATTGGGCGCAATTGGGGTGACACCTTTAGAGATGGCGGGTGCTTATGCTACTTTTGCAAGTAATGGTTGGCAGTCGGAAACAACCAGTATTGTCCGTGTTACTGATAGTTCTGGCAATGTTTTACTAGACAATACTCCCCATCCTAAGCTAGTGCTTGATCCTTGGGCAACAGCTTCTTTAAATTCTGTACTAACAGGTGTTGTTAGTGGTGGAACTGGTAAAGCAGCGCAAATCGGACGACCAGCAGCAGGGAAAACTGGAACTACATCCTCAGAGCGTGATGTTTGGTTTGTGGGCTATGTACCACAACTAGCAACGGCTGTATGGATAGGTAAAGATAACTACAGACCTTTAGGACGTGGTGTAACAGGTGGTGGATTTGCAGCACCAATTTGGCGTAACTTTATGAGCCAAGCTTTGAGCGATACCCCTGTGGAATATTTCCCCTCTCCCCGCAAATTCCAGCGCCCTTAAATAGAAAACTTGGCATTAGTAGAGACGTGAAAGATCAGCGCGTCTCTACTAATGCCTGGTTGCTATAACTCTTCACTAATTTAGGTTTGCCGTTCTAATTCTGACTTCATTCGTTCTAAGGTAAGATTCATTTGGTCAAACATTTGCTGGGGAGTGATGCCAAATTGACCAAGTTGGGTATTCATCTGCTGTACTGTCATTTGAGCCATAAAATCTTCTGAAAGCTCAAAGCGTTTCATAAAGATGCGATAACGTTCCATCATCGCTTCCATTTGCTCAATGAACATCTTTTTGCCGTCACGGTCAAATTTACCGTATTTGCTGCCCAGATTAATTAAAGCTTGATAATCTTCAAACAGTTGTTTGGCTTCTTGCTGGACAATCTCAGAATCAAAGAATCCCATTGTTTTTATTATTTAATTAACTAAAATTTCGTGTATTCCTGTAGCATCTAGTAACATTTTAGTGCAGCCTTAACTTGCTG contains:
- the tyrS gene encoding tyrosine--tRNA ligase, producing MTDSESVNILQSLSWLFRGISEIFPNQPDSNDVSENLAQRLAQTNRPLRIKLGIDPTGADIHLGHSIPVRKLRAFQDAGHTAVLIIGDFTARIGDPTGKSEVRRQLTPEDVAQNAKTYLEQVRPILDFDTPGRLEVRYNSEWLSKLDLGKILELLSTMTVGQMLAKEGFALRYEQENPIYLHEFLYPLMQGYDSVAVEADVELGGTDQKFNLAVGRDLQRHFGQTPQFGLLMPILIGTDGVQKMSKSLNNYVGLSEPAATMYSKLRKTPDNLLEQYFELLTDLQLDQLPADPVQRQKLLALEVATQYHGQEASKEAQAAAESLAKSGGKVNLTDAAVPEFSLKSVQFPSKLFYILGASSLCPSTSEARRQIQGGGVRLDGDRISDVNLAFDAPDELNGKVLQVGKNKFVRLIN
- a CDS encoding DUF1825 family protein, which produces MGFFDSEIVQQEAKQLFEDYQALINLGSKYGKFDRDGKKMFIEQMEAMMERYRIFMKRFELSEDFMAQMTVQQMNTQLGQFGITPQQMFDQMNLTLERMKSELERQT
- a CDS encoding transglycosylase domain-containing protein — encoded protein: MSSSSVYQDKQPRKPAPRPKFLQGVGKVTGGTVLGLTMLASSVIAGGLVGLAISFRNLPDVRVLRTYAPSETSYIYDIKGKILANIHGEANREVVPLEKISPNLKRAVLAIEDSHFYYHHGINPSSVGRALRANLDKGNVVEGGSTITMQLIKNLFLSQRREISRKVAEAVLAIRLEQIFPKNQILEMYLNQVYWGHNNYGVQTAAQSYFGKPASQLNLAESAMMAGLIQAPEEYSPFGNFTKAKQRQALVLSRMQELGWITPAEESAAKEQKLKLGKIKSWQSSKVPYITEAVLQELNERFGRDTVMKGGMRVQTTIDYKFQSMAEKTVSRAHRRLLSQGLYNNQIALVAVDPRTHFVKAMVGGVDYEKSKFNRATQSQRQPGSSFKPFVYYAAFASGRFTPYSTVVDAPVSYRDGSNTLYTPKNYGGGYSGPMSIRQALMVSANIPAVKLGRSVGLDKVIQICRTLGIKSPIEPVVSLPLGAIGVTPLEMAGAYATFASNGWQSETTSIVRVTDSSGNVLLDNTPHPKLVLDPWATASLNSVLTGVVSGGTGKAAQIGRPAAGKTGTTSSERDVWFVGYVPQLATAVWIGKDNYRPLGRGVTGGGFAAPIWRNFMSQALSDTPVEYFPSPRKFQRP